A window of the Zeugodacus cucurbitae isolate PBARC_wt_2022May chromosome 2, idZeuCucr1.2, whole genome shotgun sequence genome harbors these coding sequences:
- the LOC128921902 gene encoding putative nuclease HARBI1 yields the protein MPPCIFDEFWEMLEPHLLPKRNSRPKDFIPAKAKFAIVLEYLDSGDLQRHIASCYRISKQHFGRIVSDVCKAICCVLKNEIPEWTEYTLLEISNCFRTQWNFSNCVGAIDGKHIAIKAPPKCGNVFYNYKGFHSIVLMAICGANYKFTYFDIGAYGSEGDSNIMKNSSFGISIHNDSCQLPADGFIDGKKVSYFIVGDDAFPLCKRILKPHNSKNLSKEEKIFNYRLSRARRCIENAFGILSAKWLCLRNVLFCHLDRAQSIVSACCLLHNFLINKCRPAYNPPTFSGLEGIDGVWESGEWETIQQEGPLNELVAYRGRASNYGKYVRNVIKDYVNSTSGSVPWQNNATFL from the exons ATGCCGCCATGTATATTTGATGAGTTTTGGGAGATGCTGGAGCCGCATCTGCTTCCAAAGCGAAATAGCAGACCAAAGGATTTCAtcccagctaaagctaaatttGCAATTGTACTAga GTACCTGGATTCTGGAGATTTACAACGTCATATTGCCTCCTGCTACCGAATTAGTAAGCAGCATTTTGGAAGAATCGTGTCCGACGTGTGTAAGGCAATATGCTGCgtattgaaaaatgaaataccAGAGTGGACTGAATACACGTTGTTGGAGATATCTAATTGCTTCAGAACGCAATGGAATTTTTCGAACTGCGTCGGGGCTATCGATGGCAAACACATAGCTATCAAAGCCCCACCAAAATGTGGAAACGTGTTTTATAATTacaaa gGATTCCATTCCATTGTGTTAATGGCTATATGTGGTGCCAATTATAAATTCACATACTTCGATATTGGTGCTTACGGAAGTGAAGGAGACTCCAATATTATGAAGAATTCGAGTTTCGGTATCAGCATTCATAATGACAGCTGCCAATTACCGGCCGACGGCTTTATCGATGGCAAAAAAGTATCATATTTCATTGTAGGAGACGACGCATTTCCACTGTGTAAACGTATACTGAAGCCACATAATAGCAAAAACCTTTCCAAAGaggaaaaaattttcaattatcgtTTAAGTAGAGCAAGACGGTGTATTGAAAACGCGTTTGGAATTTTAAGTGCAAAATGGCTTTGCCtgagaaatgtattattttgtcATCTGGATCGTGCACAATCGATTGTTTCAGCATGCTGCTTACTACATAACTTCCTGATCAATAAATGTCGACCGGCTTATAATCCTCCTACCTTCTCTGGATTAGAAGGCATCGACGGGGTATGGGAATCAGGAGAATGGGAAACTATACAACAAGAAGGCCCTTTGAATGAATTAGTTGCCTACCGGGGAAGAGCATCAAATTATGGCAAATATGTACGAAATGTCATAAAAGATTACGTAAATTCTACATCTGGATCTGTTCCATggcaaaataatgcaacatttcTTTGA
- the LOC105220212 gene encoding uncharacterized protein LOC105220212 translates to MVFAPNDIKCVWKRSQLAEVDDALIILLMAVTQILTFPSTYGYYIKPKTEESKHLYNQRNVYQQKLGLSSERVELLKSEKDQADSMDIRNRIIGENSKYVVMNAKKGTRQSSLLENMILSKQLLKTSLKKLNEDDEKSNKDFKRSRRKIAVRMVSDMPTEQIDELIKLFNHQHGIDHSDSNKSNELEDNYDDSDYDSITSMPLRTPNVDYVYENLYEDDQDATISSKTNSEGEFKSLQDLIMQATQAQWN, encoded by the exons ATGGTTTTCGCACCAAACGACATAAAATGTGTCTGGAAGCGCAGTCAACTGGCTGAAGTGGATGACGcgttaataattttgctaatgGCAG TTACACAAATATTAACTTTCCCCAGTACTTATGGGTATTACATTAAACCAAAAACTGAGGAATCAAAACACCTCTACAATCAGAGGAACGTTTATCAACAAAAGTTAGGACTTTCATCTGAAAGAG TTGAGTTATTAAAGTCAGAAAAGGATCAAGCAGATTCAATGGATATTCGGAATCGTATTATTGGAGAGAATTCTAAATACGTAGTAATGAATGCGAAAAAAGGAACTCGGCAAAGCTcattattagaaaatatgatattatctAAACAATTGTTAAAGACCTCATTAAAAAAACTCAATGAGGATGACGAAAAATCAAATAAGGATTTTAAACGTTCGCGAAGAAAAATTGCTGTTAGGATGGTTTCCGATATGCCAACGGAGCAAATTGACGAACTTATTAAGCTCTTTAATCATCAACATGGTATCGATCATTCAGATTCAAATAAAAGCAATGAGTTAGAAGACAATTATGATGACAGTGATTATGATTCAATTACTTCAATGCCCCTAAGAACTCCAAACGTTGATTATGTGTACGAAAATTTATATGAAGATGATCAGGATGCTACAATATCATCAAAAACAAACAGTGAGGGAGAGTTTAAGTCACTTCAAGATCTTATAATGCAGGCAACTCAAGCCCAGTGGAATTGA
- the LOC128919758 gene encoding LOW QUALITY PROTEIN: tigger transposable element-derived protein 1-like (The sequence of the model RefSeq protein was modified relative to this genomic sequence to represent the inferred CDS: substituted 1 base at 1 genomic stop codon): MPIDTRSIKAKTQQFYVTIKNEEPSTSINSERSHFNASHGWVRNFLKRNSLHNVKVIGEGASADEHAGRAFPKEFLEAITFGGYEAHQVLNADETALFWRIMPSRTYVAKQEKSVKGFKVAKERITLLLYSNASGDKMLKPLLVNKNLNLRALKGQLEYFVLNTDMYSNSLIRSTCIDKTKLPVHWMANKQAWVTASLFKTKLLRSKQLDFKVLLVIDNSPGHPDISHKNMKIIFLPPNTTSLIQPLDXGIIAAFKRYYVKHSFQHIINGIETNNEMNVISAWKTFDLKNCISCSVREIKQTTLNRCWKNLRADVAVMDTENETLSEYADIFQVSHAIGGEGFHDITIEDINELFENVVISDDEILQNFAENDCNDNKENDEDSEAHSNAAGLSASLIQNGLNIAMELENHFLNLDPNTERSARFQRQLNETVECYRELYEEVKEKKTQRIMTDFFKP; encoded by the coding sequence ATGCCTATTGATACAAGGTCTATAAAAGCAAAGACGCAACAATTTTATGTGACAATTAAAAACGAAGAACCTTCCACTTCAATTAATAGCGAGCGATCCCATTTTAATGCCAGTCATGGCTGGGTACGAAACTTCCTGAAAAGAAATTCACTACACAATGTTAAAGTTATAGGAGAAGGAGCCTCAGCTGATGAACATGCGGGGAGAGCGTTTCCTAAAGAGTTCTTAGAAGCAATTACGTTTGGAGGTTATGAGGCTCACCAAGTACTCAATGCGGATGAGACCGCACTCTTTTGGAGGATAATGCCTAGTCGGACTTATGTGGCAAAGCAAGAAAAGTCTGTGAAAGGTTTTAAAGTAGCAAAGGAGCGTATCACGTTATTGTTATATAGCAATGCATCAGGAGACAAAATGTTGAAACCTCTTCTTGTTAACAAAAATCTTAACCTTAGGGCCTTAAAAGGTCAGTTAGAATATTTCGTTTTAAACACTGATATGTATTCTAATTCGCTAATTCGTTCCACATGTATTGATAAAACCAAGCTTCCGGTCCATTGGATGGCAAATAAACAGGCTTGGGTCACAGCTtcacttttcaaaacaaaacttcTCCGTTCAAAACAACTTGATTTCAAAGTTTTACTAGTTATAGACAACTCTCCTGGTCATCCAGACATTTctcataaaaacatgaagaTAATATTTCTACCTCCTAATACGACGTCGTTAATACAACCACTCGATTAGGGCATAATTGCTGCTTTTAAACGTTATTATGTGAAGCATTCTTTTCAACACATAATAAACGGAATTGAAACAAATAACGAAATGAACGTAATATCAGCGTGGAAAACATTCGATTTAAAAAACTGCATTAGTTGTTCTGTAAGAGAAATTAAGCAAACCACTTTAAATAGGTGCTGGAAAAACCTGAGGGCGGATGTAGCGGTAATGGATACTGAGAATGAGACATTATCTGAATATGCCGATATTTTCCAAGTTTCCCATGCGATCGGAGGAGAAGGATTCCACGATATAACCATTGAAGATATCAATGAACTTTTCGAAAATGTTGTTATTTCCgacgatgagattttgcaaaattttgcagAAAACGATTGTAATGACAACAAAGAGAATGATGAGGACAGCGAAGCACATTCAAACGCTGCTGGTCTTAGTGCATCTTTGATCCAAAATGGGTTAAACATAGCGATGGAGTTAGAAAATCATTTCCTCAACTTGGACCCAAACACGGAACGGTCTGCAAGATTCCAGCGCCAATTAAATGAAACAGTAGAATGCTACCGtgagctgtatgaagaagtgaAAGAAAAGAAGACGCAGCGAATAATGACTGATTTTTTTAAACCATAa